The following coding sequences lie in one Moritella viscosa genomic window:
- the leuC gene encoding 3-isopropylmalate dehydratase large subunit, which produces MKKTMYEKIWDSHLVHEPKNGTPLLYIDRHLMHEVTSPQAFEGLKVQKRKIRNRHSILATMDHCVPTVDRHLPIKDPIAAKQIDTMATNCSEHDLLIYDMQNVNNGVIHIVVPEHGFIHPGMTAVCGDSHTATHGAFGALAFGIGTSEVEHVMATQTLQQKKSKTMLVSVEGTLSKYSTAKDIALAVIGKIGTAGGTGHVIEFAGSAIRDLTMEGRMTLCNMAIEGGARAGLIAPDETTYAYLKGKEFAPKGDHWAAALAYWESLPTDDGAVFDTIIELKAEDIAPQVTWGTSPEQVVAVNASVPSPSDFSDEIKASACKGALAYMDIEAGAAITDINIDLVFVGSCTNGRIEDFRAIAELTVGKKVSASVQAIAVPGSYLVKEQAEKEGLDKILVDAGWEWREPGCSMCLAMNGDQLSEGQRSASTSNRNFEGRQGKGGRTHLVSPAMAAAAAIEGHFVDIRNWA; this is translated from the coding sequence ATGAAAAAGACAATGTATGAAAAAATTTGGGATTCACACTTAGTTCACGAACCAAAGAATGGAACCCCGCTACTCTACATCGATCGTCACTTGATGCATGAAGTAACAAGTCCACAAGCATTTGAAGGCTTAAAAGTACAAAAACGTAAGATCCGTAATCGCCATAGTATTCTAGCGACAATGGATCACTGTGTTCCAACAGTTGACCGTCATTTACCAATTAAAGATCCAATTGCAGCAAAGCAAATTGATACGATGGCAACCAACTGTAGTGAACATGACCTTCTTATTTACGATATGCAAAACGTTAATAATGGTGTTATCCATATCGTTGTACCTGAGCATGGCTTTATCCACCCAGGTATGACTGCTGTTTGTGGTGATTCACATACTGCAACACACGGTGCATTTGGTGCTTTAGCGTTCGGTATCGGTACTTCTGAAGTTGAGCACGTAATGGCAACTCAGACACTACAGCAGAAAAAATCAAAAACCATGCTTGTAAGCGTAGAAGGTACATTATCGAAGTATTCAACAGCTAAAGATATTGCCCTTGCTGTTATCGGTAAAATTGGTACTGCAGGCGGTACTGGTCATGTAATCGAATTTGCGGGCTCTGCAATTCGAGATCTGACAATGGAAGGTCGTATGACCTTATGTAACATGGCGATTGAAGGTGGCGCACGTGCCGGTCTTATTGCTCCAGATGAAACAACATATGCTTACCTTAAAGGTAAAGAATTTGCACCCAAAGGTGATCACTGGGCTGCTGCACTCGCATACTGGGAGTCACTACCAACTGATGACGGCGCTGTGTTTGATACTATTATCGAGCTTAAAGCGGAAGATATTGCACCACAAGTGACTTGGGGTACATCGCCAGAGCAAGTTGTAGCAGTAAACGCAAGTGTACCTTCACCAAGTGATTTCAGTGATGAAATTAAAGCTTCTGCATGTAAAGGTGCCCTTGCCTACATGGACATTGAAGCCGGAGCAGCAATCACTGATATTAATATTGACCTTGTGTTCGTTGGTTCTTGTACTAACGGCCGTATTGAAGATTTCCGTGCCATAGCTGAATTAACAGTCGGTAAAAAGGTGAGCGCCTCAGTACAAGCAATTGCAGTTCCAGGTTCATACCTTGTTAAAGAACAAGCTGAAAAAGAAGGTCTAGATAAGATCTTAGTTGATGCAGGTTGGGAATGGCGTGAACCAGGTTGTTCTATGTGTTTAGCAATGAATGGTGACCAACTAAGCGAAGGTCAACGTAGTGCGTCTACGTCAAACCGTAACTTCGAAGGTCGTCAAGGTAAAGGTGGTCGTACACACCTTGTATCACCAGCAATGGCTG